The region CCGAATTCCAGGCCCTGGTGAGTCGTCTGATCGATCAGCTGGAACGGGAGCTGCTGGAGGAGAAGCAGCGCTCCCGCGAAGAATCCCGGTCCGCGGCGGTCTAACCGAAGAGATCTCGCCAGAGCTGTTCCTGGGCGCTGGCCTCCGCACACCCTTCCGAGGGAAAGCCCTTGAGGAAATCCTTGTCGTCCGTGGGTTGATAGGGCCCTTGCTTGAGCTCGAACATCACCGTGTCGGGTTCTAGGGCCACCAGGGTGTGGAACTGGTTGTCCGCTAATTCGATGCCCCGCAGAGTCCCTGTGGCCTCCAGCCGTTCCTGCTGGAGGATTGTTCCGTCATGGTCCATCACCAGCAGGCCGATCGCCCCCTGCAGCAACAGGAAGCATTCGAATCCAGTTCCGGGTTGATCGCGGACGTGCCGGTGGGGTCGCACGTAGGTGCCCGGTTGGAGCACGTTCAGAAACCGCTGCACCAGATCGCTTTCTTGGTGAAGGTTGTGGTTCTTGCGCAGTCGTGGGTGCTGCCGAGCCACCCCTGCCACCTGATCGAACAGGGCTTGATCCACCCGCTTCAGCTGCACGTGGGTGTGAGCGTTGTTGGTCACGGTTGGAGGTCTCCGGAGCGGTAGGCCGCTGGCACGATCACCAGAAACAGCAGCCACCAGGCTGAAACGGCCACGCCGATGGGGATGCAGATCCACAGACGTCCTGGCCACCAAAAGGACAAGCCGATCACCGCA is a window of Synechococcus sp. A15-24 DNA encoding:
- a CDS encoding WbuC family cupin fold metalloprotein, whose amino-acid sequence is MTNNAHTHVQLKRVDQALFDQVAGVARQHPRLRKNHNLHQESDLVQRFLNVLQPGTYVRPHRHVRDQPGTGFECFLLLQGAIGLLVMDHDGTILQQERLEATGTLRGIELADNQFHTLVALEPDTVMFELKQGPYQPTDDKDFLKGFPSEGCAEASAQEQLWRDLFG
- a CDS encoding DUF6737 family protein, translated to MSSKPSADQPPFWSLKPWWCQPWSIISTGCAVIGLSFWWPGRLWICIPIGVAVSAWWLLFLVIVPAAYRSGDLQP